Proteins found in one Methanofollis fontis genomic segment:
- a CDS encoding SLC13 family permease, whose product METEIILMLLVLGVTVLLFITEAIRVDVVALLVLVMLFWFGLVTPVEAFSGFASNAVIAVISIMILGRGIERTGIMGRLSRSIVGVAGTDEKRLLATFSAVVGGLSAFMQNIGSVALFLPALMRISKRTKIPPSRLVMPMGFSAILGGTLTMIGSSALIIQNDLLAASGLEPFGFFAVTPVGLILLVSGILYFLLLGDYVLPGGRPEGRRPGSQEDLVETWQLPTGMHHYHIPPDSSLNGKEREEVRLKAEYALHLLAITDKRDVFYAPWRHTPLRAGQSITLLGKTEDAARFASDFSLVRRPDQARLSAEVGGENAGFAEVLVRPHAPLAGKSLREITFRKTYGVEPILLSSRDAEMRMDFFDVPLSAGDIIVVFGPWNNIRALAGDPSFVLSTPVDEPAVQKEKAPIALLCFIGGIALTLTGIPIAMGLLTGALAMILTGVLGIDEAYRSIDWKTVFLLAGLIPLGIAMINTGTASLIAASLLSLIGGAHPVLLFIGIGALTTIFTLFMSNMGAVVILVPIVLLVGAETGIDPRGLALLVGISASNSFILPTHQVNAFLMSPGGYHNRDYLKAGGILTILYLIIVSGWIYLVFV is encoded by the coding sequence ATGGAGACCGAGATCATTCTGATGCTCCTTGTGCTCGGGGTCACGGTCCTGCTCTTTATCACCGAAGCGATCAGGGTCGACGTCGTCGCCCTTCTCGTACTGGTTATGCTCTTCTGGTTCGGGCTTGTCACTCCCGTGGAGGCGTTCTCGGGGTTTGCCAGCAATGCGGTGATCGCCGTCATCTCGATCATGATACTCGGCCGCGGCATCGAACGCACGGGGATAATGGGGCGCCTGAGCAGGTCGATCGTGGGTGTGGCCGGGACAGACGAAAAACGGCTGCTGGCAACATTTTCTGCTGTCGTGGGCGGTCTCTCCGCATTCATGCAGAACATCGGATCGGTCGCCCTGTTTCTTCCCGCCCTGATGCGGATATCAAAGAGGACAAAAATTCCGCCCTCGCGGCTCGTCATGCCGATGGGGTTTTCCGCCATCCTGGGCGGCACCCTCACCATGATCGGCTCCAGCGCACTCATCATCCAGAACGACCTTCTGGCCGCCAGCGGTCTGGAACCGTTCGGGTTCTTTGCCGTGACGCCCGTGGGCCTCATCCTCCTGGTTTCGGGAATCCTGTATTTTCTCCTGCTCGGGGACTACGTCCTCCCCGGTGGCCGCCCGGAGGGGCGAAGGCCGGGAAGCCAGGAGGACCTGGTGGAAACCTGGCAGCTCCCCACCGGCATGCACCACTACCATATCCCCCCTGACAGCTCCCTCAACGGAAAAGAACGTGAGGAAGTGCGCCTGAAGGCCGAATACGCCCTGCATCTCCTGGCCATCACCGACAAGAGGGATGTGTTCTATGCACCGTGGCGGCACACCCCCCTGCGTGCCGGACAGTCCATCACGCTCCTCGGAAAGACGGAGGATGCCGCCAGGTTTGCGTCCGACTTCTCCCTGGTGCGCAGACCCGACCAGGCCCGCCTCTCCGCAGAGGTGGGGGGAGAGAACGCCGGTTTTGCCGAGGTGCTGGTGAGGCCGCACGCCCCGCTGGCCGGGAAAAGCCTCCGCGAGATCACCTTCAGGAAGACCTATGGCGTGGAACCCATCCTGCTCTCCTCCCGGGACGCCGAGATGCGCATGGACTTCTTTGACGTCCCCCTCTCGGCCGGCGATATCATCGTGGTCTTCGGCCCGTGGAACAACATCCGTGCTCTGGCCGGCGACCCGAGTTTCGTGCTCTCCACCCCGGTCGATGAACCGGCGGTCCAGAAAGAGAAGGCGCCGATCGCCCTTCTCTGTTTTATCGGCGGGATCGCCCTCACCCTGACCGGGATACCCATCGCCATGGGGCTGCTTACCGGTGCCCTGGCGATGATTCTCACCGGTGTGCTCGGGATCGATGAGGCCTACCGCTCGATCGACTGGAAGACCGTGTTTTTGCTGGCCGGACTCATCCCGCTCGGGATTGCGATGATCAATACAGGCACGGCGTCACTGATCGCGGCCAGTCTGCTCTCGCTCATCGGGGGCGCCCACCCGGTCCTGCTCTTCATCGGCATCGGTGCACTGACGACCATATTTACCCTGTTCATGTCCAATATGGGGGCCGTCGTCATCCTGGTCCCGATCGTGCTGCTGGTCGGCGCCGAAACCGGGATCGATCCCAGAGGTCTGGCCCTTCTTGTGGGAATCTCCGCCTCGAACTCGTTCATTCTGCCAACCCACCAGGTGAACGCCTTTCTCATGTCTCCTGGGGGCTATCACAACCGGGATTATCTGAAGGCCGGCGGCATCCTGACGATCCTCTATCTCATCATCGTCTCAGGATGGATTTATCTGGTCTTCGTATGA
- a CDS encoding dienelactone hydrolase family protein: MRSVLCIGMIVLLVCLAGCVNSGGAAGDGMEEGASVNTSVNITSGGQTFPAYLAAPQETGQNPGIVLIHSFNGLEPGYREMTDRFAGEGFVVIAPEWQTFEQSPSDDVVEQLVRDSVAYLGTRTDVDTERLGLTGFCAGGRYTMLFLPQIEEFSSGVAWYGFPYSGGFNNETVPATLLSTITDPMLIIHGTRDQPSPVAEIYRYATELDAADVYFELKVYQGEPHGFMIEEGMLSESAVAHDAYREMVDFFTRTLG, encoded by the coding sequence ATGAGATCGGTACTGTGTATCGGCATGATCGTGCTGCTGGTCTGTCTGGCCGGATGTGTTAATTCAGGCGGTGCAGCAGGCGACGGCATGGAGGAGGGAGCGTCGGTGAATACATCAGTCAATATCACCAGCGGGGGCCAGACCTTCCCTGCGTATCTCGCTGCACCACAGGAAACCGGCCAAAATCCCGGCATCGTGCTCATCCATTCGTTCAACGGGCTTGAACCCGGCTACAGGGAGATGACGGACCGTTTTGCAGGCGAGGGATTTGTGGTGATCGCCCCGGAGTGGCAGACATTTGAGCAGTCGCCGTCCGACGATGTGGTGGAGCAGCTTGTCCGTGATTCTGTTGCCTACCTGGGCACTCGCACGGATGTCGACACCGAACGTCTCGGATTGACCGGCTTCTGCGCCGGGGGCCGGTATACGATGCTCTTTCTACCGCAAATTGAGGAGTTTTCGTCGGGTGTCGCCTGGTACGGCTTTCCCTATTCCGGCGGGTTCAACAACGAGACCGTCCCCGCCACCCTCCTCAGCACGATCACCGACCCGATGCTGATCATCCACGGCACACGCGACCAGCCAAGCCCGGTGGCGGAGATCTACCGGTATGCGACAGAACTGGATGCCGCAGACGTGTACTTTGAGCTGAAGGTCTACCAGGGTGAACCGCACGGCTTCATGATCGAGGAGGGGATGCTTTCTGAGAGTGCCGTGGCGCACGATGCATACAGGGAGATGGTGGACTTCTTCACCCGGACGCTCGGGTGA
- a CDS encoding ACT domain-containing protein: MKKTIITVVGKDAVGIIARVCTYLADNQVNVEDISQTIVQGYFNMMMIVDTGRSPRPFGEMVRDLEELGDEIGVRIRCQHEDIFTKMHRI; this comes from the coding sequence ATGAAAAAAACCATCATCACTGTCGTGGGAAAGGATGCGGTCGGGATCATCGCCAGGGTCTGCACCTACCTTGCAGACAACCAGGTCAATGTCGAGGACATCTCCCAGACCATCGTGCAGGGCTACTTCAATATGATGATGATCGTCGACACCGGCAGGTCACCCCGACCGTTCGGTGAGATGGTGCGTGATCTCGAGGAACTCGGTGATGAGATCGGCGTGCGGATCAGATGCCAGCATGAGGACATTTTTACAAAAATGCACCGTATCTGA
- a CDS encoding PFL family protein — MINIFEVNETNTMIEQENLDVRTITLGISLLDCCDADLDVLNRNIYDKITRLAHDLVSTGREIECEYGLPIVNTRISVTPIALVGGRACRCPEDFVTIARTLDEAARDTGVNFLGGYSALVSKGMTKADRDLIRSIPGALSSTERVCSSVNVGSTRTGINMDAVKLMGEIIRETAEATQENNSLGCAKLVVFCNAPDDNPFMAGAFHGVTEADAVINVGVSGPGVVKHALEGVRGENFEVLCETVKKTAFKVTRVGQLVAQEASERLGVPFGIVDLSLAPTPAVGDSVAEILEEMGLESAGAPGTTAALALLNDQVKKGGVMASSFVGGLSGAFIPVSEDQGMIDAVNRGALTIEKLEAMTCVCSVGLDMIAIPGTTSAATISGIIADEAAIGMVNQKTTAVRLIPVIGKDVGDTVEFGGLLGHAPVQRVNPFGCEDFVNRGGRIPAPIHSFKN; from the coding sequence ATGATCAACATCTTTGAGGTGAACGAGACAAATACGATGATCGAGCAGGAAAACCTGGATGTCCGCACCATCACCCTGGGCATCAGCCTGCTGGACTGCTGTGACGCCGACCTGGACGTCCTGAACCGGAATATCTATGATAAGATCACCCGCCTTGCACATGACCTCGTCTCCACCGGCCGCGAGATCGAATGCGAATATGGGCTCCCGATCGTCAATACACGCATCTCCGTCACCCCGATAGCACTGGTGGGGGGTCGGGCCTGCCGGTGCCCGGAGGATTTCGTGACGATTGCACGGACGCTGGATGAGGCTGCACGGGACACCGGGGTGAATTTTCTCGGAGGCTACTCCGCTCTCGTCTCAAAGGGGATGACGAAGGCCGATCGAGACCTCATCCGCTCCATCCCGGGGGCCCTCTCGTCCACCGAACGGGTGTGCAGTTCGGTGAATGTCGGTTCCACCAGGACCGGCATCAACATGGATGCCGTCAAATTGATGGGCGAGATCATCAGGGAGACCGCAGAGGCGACACAGGAGAACAATTCCCTGGGGTGTGCAAAACTGGTCGTCTTCTGCAACGCCCCGGACGACAACCCCTTTATGGCCGGGGCCTTTCATGGCGTGACTGAGGCGGATGCGGTGATCAATGTGGGTGTCAGCGGTCCGGGTGTCGTCAAGCATGCCCTCGAGGGGGTCAGGGGGGAGAACTTCGAGGTGCTCTGCGAGACCGTTAAGAAAACGGCCTTCAAGGTCACTCGGGTCGGGCAGCTGGTGGCGCAGGAGGCCTCGGAACGGCTGGGTGTCCCCTTCGGCATCGTCGATCTCTCCCTGGCGCCGACGCCTGCCGTGGGCGACAGCGTGGCGGAGATCCTGGAGGAGATGGGGCTTGAGTCCGCGGGAGCGCCCGGGACCACCGCCGCCCTCGCCCTGCTCAACGACCAGGTCAAGAAGGGGGGTGTCATGGCAAGTTCGTTTGTCGGCGGACTCAGCGGCGCCTTTATCCCGGTCAGCGAGGACCAGGGGATGATCGATGCCGTCAACCGCGGCGCCCTGACGATCGAGAAGTTGGAGGCGATGACCTGCGTCTGCTCGGTCGGGCTGGATATGATTGCCATCCCGGGCACGACGTCCGCTGCCACGATCTCCGGCATCATCGCCGATGAGGCGGCGATCGGCATGGTGAACCAGAAGACCACCGCCGTCCGCCTGATCCCGGTGATCGGAAAAGATGTCGGGGATACGGTGGAGTTCGGCGGACTGCTTGGTCATGCGCCCGTCCAGCGGGTGAACCCGTTTGGCTGCGAGGATTTCGTCAACCGCGGCGGCAGGATCCCCGCGCCGATCCACAGCTTCAAGAACTGA